One Paraburkholderia sp. HP33-1 genomic region harbors:
- a CDS encoding electron transfer flavoprotein subunit alpha/FixB family protein yields MTNLVIAEHDNASVKAATLNTIAAAQKIGGDIHVLVAGHNAQAAADAAAKIAGVSKVLLADAPQLAAGLAENVEATVLNIAKNYTHILAPATAYGKNIAPRIAAKLDVAQISDITAVDSADTFERPIYAGNAIATVQSADPVKVITVRSTGFDAVAAEGGSAAVEKIEAAPDTGISQFVSREVTKLDRPELTSAKIIVSGGRGLGNGENYTKVLEPLADKLGAALGASRAAVDAGFVPNDYQVGQTGKIVAPQLYVAVGISGAIQHLAGMKDSKVIVAINKDEEAPIFSVADYGLVGDLFAVVPELVSELG; encoded by the coding sequence ATGACGAACCTGGTAATTGCAGAACACGACAATGCGTCGGTCAAGGCCGCGACCCTCAATACGATCGCAGCGGCACAGAAGATCGGCGGTGACATTCACGTGCTGGTGGCGGGTCACAACGCGCAGGCCGCAGCGGATGCGGCCGCGAAGATCGCGGGCGTGAGCAAGGTGCTGCTGGCTGACGCGCCGCAACTGGCCGCCGGCCTCGCGGAAAACGTCGAAGCCACGGTGCTCAACATCGCGAAGAACTACACGCACATCCTCGCGCCGGCGACCGCTTACGGCAAGAACATCGCGCCGCGTATTGCCGCGAAGCTCGACGTCGCGCAGATCAGCGACATCACCGCAGTCGATAGCGCCGACACGTTCGAGCGTCCGATCTACGCGGGCAACGCAATCGCGACGGTTCAATCAGCGGATCCGGTCAAGGTCATCACGGTGCGCTCGACCGGTTTCGACGCAGTTGCAGCTGAAGGTGGTAGCGCAGCGGTCGAAAAGATCGAAGCGGCACCCGATACGGGCATCTCGCAGTTCGTGAGCCGCGAAGTCACGAAGCTCGACCGTCCGGAACTGACGAGCGCGAAGATCATCGTGTCGGGCGGCCGGGGTCTGGGCAACGGCGAGAACTACACGAAGGTTCTGGAACCGCTGGCGGACAAGCTCGGTGCGGCACTGGGCGCGTCGCGCGCGGCGGTCGACGCGGGCTTCGTGCCGAACGACTATCAGGTCGGCCAGACCGGCAAGATCGTCGCGCCGCAACTGTACGTCGCGGTCGGCATCTCGGGTGCGATCCAGCACCTCGCGGGCATGAAGGACAGCAAAGTGATCGTCGCGATCAACAAGGACGAAGAAGCGCCGATTTTCAGCGTCGCCGATTACGGCCTCGTCGGTGATCTCTTCGCCGTCGTGCCGGAACTCGTGAGCGAACTCGGCTAA
- a CDS encoding electron transfer flavoprotein subunit beta/FixA family protein, translating into MRVLVAVKRVVDYNVKVRVKSDNTGVDIANVKMSMNPFDEIAVEEAVRLKEAGVATEVIAVSAGVTQAQETLRTALAIGADRAILIESNEDLQPLAVAKLLKALVDKEQPSLVILGKQAIDDDSNQTGQMLAALAGLPQATFASKVVVADGKATVSREVDGGAETLSLTLPAVVTTDLRLNEPRYVTLPNIMKAKKKPLETVKPEDLGVDVTPRLKTLKVAEPPKRSAGVKVPDVKTLVEKLKTEAKVL; encoded by the coding sequence GTGAGAGTTCTTGTAGCAGTCAAGCGGGTGGTCGACTACAACGTGAAGGTCCGTGTGAAGTCGGACAACACGGGCGTCGATATCGCCAACGTGAAGATGTCGATGAACCCGTTCGACGAAATCGCGGTAGAAGAAGCGGTACGTCTGAAGGAAGCGGGCGTCGCGACCGAAGTGATCGCTGTGTCGGCTGGTGTGACGCAGGCGCAGGAAACGCTGCGCACCGCGCTCGCGATCGGCGCGGACCGCGCGATCCTGATCGAATCGAATGAAGACCTGCAGCCGCTGGCAGTCGCGAAGCTGCTCAAGGCGCTGGTCGACAAGGAACAGCCTTCGCTCGTCATTCTGGGCAAGCAGGCGATCGACGACGACTCGAACCAGACCGGCCAGATGCTGGCGGCGCTGGCTGGATTGCCGCAGGCAACCTTTGCCTCGAAAGTGGTGGTGGCGGACGGCAAGGCAACCGTGTCGCGTGAAGTGGACGGCGGCGCGGAAACGCTGTCGCTGACGCTGCCCGCGGTGGTGACGACCGATCTGCGCCTGAACGAGCCGCGCTACGTCACGCTGCCGAACATCATGAAGGCGAAGAAAAAGCCGCTGGAAACGGTCAAGCCCGAAGACCTCGGTGTCGATGTCACGCCGCGTCTGAAGACGCTGAAGGTCGCCGAGCCGCCGAAGCGCTCCGCCGGTGTGAAGGTGCCGGATGTGAAGACGCTGGTCGAGAAGCTGAAGACCGAAGCCAAGGTGCTGTGA
- a CDS encoding ribbon-helix-helix protein, CopG family — translation MSRILIDLPDAQIEELAVLVEMERRPRAAVIRDAIEVYIANHKQARGAEVFGLWKNKKIDGLEYQQELRSEW, via the coding sequence ATGAGTCGGATTTTGATTGATTTACCCGATGCGCAGATCGAAGAGTTGGCGGTACTCGTGGAGATGGAGCGCCGCCCCCGCGCCGCGGTAATCCGTGACGCGATCGAGGTGTATATCGCGAATCACAAGCAAGCGCGCGGGGCCGAGGTTTTCGGGCTGTGGAAGAACAAGAAAATAGACGGCCTTGAATACCAGCAGGAGCTTCGCTCGGAATGGTAA
- a CDS encoding type II toxin-antitoxin system VapC family toxin yields MVRALFDTNILIDYLGGVIAAKKELSRYEYRAISTITWMEVLVGTTAEDEATIRAWLGSFEVIALDSAIANRAVEIRKQRRIRLPDAIVWASAQVNSLLLVSRNTKDFPADEPGVRVPYKI; encoded by the coding sequence ATGGTAAGAGCACTTTTTGATACGAACATTTTGATCGACTACCTCGGTGGTGTCATCGCAGCGAAGAAAGAACTTTCGCGCTACGAATACCGGGCGATCAGCACAATTACGTGGATGGAAGTTCTTGTCGGCACGACGGCTGAAGATGAAGCGACGATTCGTGCATGGCTCGGTTCCTTTGAAGTCATCGCGTTGGACAGTGCCATCGCAAATCGCGCGGTCGAGATTCGCAAGCAACGGCGAATCCGATTGCCTGATGCGATCGTTTGGGCATCCGCACAAGTTAATTCGTTGTTGCTGGTTTCTCGCAATACGAAGGATTTTCCTGCGGATGAACCGGGCGTGCGAGTGCCCTACAAGATTTAG
- a CDS encoding MaoC family dehydratase has product MNELNGYDFEDLRPGMSAHFAKTITEADILLFAGASGDINAVHINEQFAQTTPFKGRIAHGMLSASIISAAIAGRLPGPGTIYLGQNLRFKAPVRPGDTVRADVTVKELIHDKRRVVLSTVCTVSGRVVIEGDAVVMPTSCRDRVEADAVCAVSNA; this is encoded by the coding sequence ATGAATGAGCTTAACGGATACGATTTCGAAGACCTGCGACCAGGCATGAGCGCCCACTTCGCCAAGACCATCACGGAGGCGGACATTCTGCTGTTCGCGGGCGCGTCGGGAGACATCAACGCGGTTCACATCAACGAGCAGTTTGCGCAGACGACACCCTTCAAGGGGCGCATCGCTCACGGGATGCTGAGCGCGAGCATCATCTCCGCGGCCATCGCGGGGCGGTTGCCCGGCCCGGGCACGATCTACCTCGGCCAGAACCTGCGTTTCAAGGCGCCGGTTCGACCCGGCGACACCGTTCGGGCCGACGTGACGGTCAAGGAACTGATTCACGACAAGCGCCGTGTGGTGCTCTCCACTGTTTGCACGGTCAGCGGCAGGGTGGTGATCGAAGGCGACGCCGTGGTCATGCCGACATCGTGCCGCGATCGTGTCGAGGCAGACGCGGTTTGCGCCGTCAGCAACGCATGA
- a CDS encoding PHA/PHB synthase family protein, which produces MIASPAMRMPFSMPHASAHYLQQHAQLWGDTVAGLIGARPELKPVAEPEQGDRRFHADDWSSNGWYSLLKQSYLINARALEELVEASMLDEKDKHRLRFYTRQFIDFASPANFAATNPEVIRAAVESGGSSLLAGLTHLFDDLGNGSISITDQSAFEVGRSVATSSGAVVYENDLFQLIQYAPLTPKVAARPLVIVPPCINKFYILDLQPENSFVRFACEQGLTVFVVSWRNPQQDMANTTWDAYLEDGVMQALSVARAISRADKVNALGWCVGGTLLSSALAIMRANGDDSVASMTLLTALLDFSDPGDIGVFIDEQGVSMREHTIGRGGLYPGRELGFVFQSLRANDLIWPYVVNNYLKGKSPAAFDLLYWNADTTNLPGPMYSFYLRNMYLENSLCVPNKLTFCGTPVDLGNIDVPSYLMAAEEDHIVPWRSAYRSTQLLGGETEFVLGASGHIAGVINPASKNKRSYWTNETCDENADDWRATAVQQPGSWWNHWIDWVKKHSGEQVEARTKLGNRKYKVIESAPGRYVKLRAE; this is translated from the coding sequence ATGATAGCGAGTCCCGCCATGAGAATGCCATTCAGCATGCCACACGCGAGCGCCCATTACCTGCAACAGCACGCGCAACTGTGGGGCGACACCGTAGCCGGATTGATCGGCGCGCGGCCGGAGTTGAAGCCGGTCGCCGAGCCCGAGCAGGGAGACCGGCGGTTTCACGCCGATGACTGGTCCAGCAACGGCTGGTACAGCCTTCTGAAACAGAGCTACCTGATCAATGCGCGCGCGCTCGAAGAGCTCGTCGAGGCGAGCATGCTCGATGAAAAGGACAAGCACAGGCTGCGCTTTTACACGCGTCAGTTCATCGACTTCGCCAGCCCCGCGAATTTCGCCGCGACGAATCCCGAGGTCATCCGCGCGGCGGTGGAATCGGGCGGATCGAGTCTGCTCGCGGGCTTGACGCATCTGTTCGACGATCTGGGCAACGGCTCGATCTCGATCACTGATCAAAGCGCGTTCGAAGTGGGCCGCAGCGTGGCCACATCGAGCGGCGCGGTAGTCTATGAAAACGATCTGTTCCAGCTGATCCAGTACGCGCCGCTGACGCCGAAGGTCGCTGCACGACCGCTCGTGATCGTTCCTCCGTGCATCAACAAGTTCTACATTCTGGATCTTCAGCCGGAGAATTCCTTCGTGCGCTTCGCCTGCGAGCAGGGGCTGACGGTGTTCGTCGTGTCCTGGCGCAATCCGCAGCAGGACATGGCGAATACCACATGGGACGCCTATCTCGAGGATGGCGTGATGCAGGCGCTCAGCGTCGCGCGTGCCATTAGCCGGGCCGACAAGGTCAACGCGTTGGGCTGGTGCGTGGGCGGCACGCTGCTTTCGTCGGCGCTTGCGATCATGCGTGCGAACGGCGACGACTCCGTGGCGAGCATGACGCTGTTGACGGCCTTGCTCGACTTCAGCGACCCAGGCGATATCGGCGTGTTCATCGACGAGCAGGGCGTGTCGATGCGCGAGCATACGATCGGTCGAGGCGGCCTTTATCCCGGGCGCGAACTCGGCTTCGTATTCCAGTCGCTACGTGCCAACGATCTGATCTGGCCGTATGTCGTGAACAACTACCTGAAAGGCAAATCCCCGGCCGCGTTCGACCTGCTGTACTGGAACGCGGACACGACCAATCTGCCCGGCCCGATGTACAGCTTCTACCTGCGCAACATGTACCTCGAAAACAGTCTGTGCGTGCCGAACAAACTGACGTTCTGCGGTACGCCCGTCGATCTCGGCAACATTGATGTGCCGAGCTATCTGATGGCGGCCGAGGAGGATCACATCGTGCCGTGGCGATCCGCCTATCGATCGACGCAATTACTGGGGGGCGAAACCGAGTTCGTGCTGGGGGCAAGCGGCCATATCGCGGGTGTGATCAATCCAGCGTCGAAGAACAAACGCAGCTACTGGACCAACGAGACCTGCGACGAGAATGCGGACGACTGGCGCGCAACAGCGGTTCAGCAACCTGGCAGCTGGTGGAATCACTGGATCGACTGGGTCAAGAAGCATTCCGGCGAACAGGTCGAGGCGCGCACGAAGCTCGGCAATCGAAAGTACAAGGTAATCGAGAGCGCACCGGGCCGGTATGTGAAGCTTCGTGCCGAATGA